Below is a genomic region from Culicoides brevitarsis isolate CSIRO-B50_1 chromosome 2, AGI_CSIRO_Cbre_v1, whole genome shotgun sequence.
TCCTTATTTTCAAAGTGTAAAAATACCTAGAATTTGCACACAACGTAGACTTTGTGTAGTTTATCAACTCGATGCTATATACCTATGATTGTAGTACATATTTATATTCGCAACACACATGCAAAAATGTGTGTAGTGCATACTCACTTAACTCGTGTAGTATCTGGTAACCCATTCTCATTGCATTTTTGATGCATAAAGTTTCATATGCATTGTAAgacagaaattgaaaaaaaatatattgtgaaagttatttaaaacattaatcgAAGTTTTGCTCAGTGTGCTAATAAAACgagcaaaataattattttaaattcaatttgtgaaaaatattggtGCTTTTCAGGAAAAACACAACGATCATTGACCTGTTCGtcataaaatgaatgaaatgaagagaaaaaacgcGAACAAAAAAAGGTCATTGCAGAAGAGACAAAACTGCAATATTGCATACAGTGTAAAGACGGTAACACTCATACTTTCATTGTATGAAGGTAGTTACTATAAAACgttcattttcttcaattgaATAAGTAGAGCAATTAGATTTTGCAGCTAAAaaccaaataaatttatacatatcgaaattcgaaaatgtcattattaataatcgggattaaaatttattaaatctaataaaacCAGTGATTACAAGTtctaatttcaattcaaagttTTATAACAATCTTTGTTTTAATATCATATCAAACTCACAAATAGTTTATAGTAGTACGCTCGcatgatataaaatatttgatataaaataaaatctataaaagaataaaacaaattatactTTACTCATAATACCTATTTCGACCTGCAAAGAAGACGCaaatagttaattatttttgataggaattttaagaaaaaaataatcgtttgtgaattgaaaaaatcataaaatttttaatttgggtCTCAATTTAATATTAGAGGAATAAGGTGGTAGTTTTTCCTTACATACAATAGAAAGAAAATaccatttatatttttccagaTACAtacttatatatatatataggtatatatatatatatatatatatacgtAGATAtgtttctataatttttgattcctGAAGCAGTTTTGCATAATTGTGCGCATGATCAGTAAATCTatgaaaatagcaaaaaaaaaaaaaactagtgtcaaacagtaaaaaaatctttatttaacttcttttttgaaaacttttacgaatataaaaaaaactacacaTTTAATAATTGAACAACAAACCAATAtaccaatttaaattaaaataaagataacTTTAAGCTCATGAGGTAATAAGTTAAGTCATTTAAGTaagttttggaaaaaaaagtaataataacaatttgcaaaattataacgagaaaaactcataaacattaatgtaatttttgattttcgtttattattttaaatatgtttaacATTTGCATAACATTGGACTGATATATTCATTATCGAAATAAactttgttttcaatttcaggACACTTGCGACATCATTTACCGGATTTTGTATAAGATTTGAAGTTCATTCAAAAAGTCCATTTATTGAAACCCGTAGTTCCGAACTTGTGCTAATAATATGATCTTACAAGTACGTTTTTATGGGTATCTGTCATTGGACTCTGCACCAGGATTCATATAGGATTCAGCTGCATTATTCATtacattattgaaaataaacagAATAATAATTGCTGCTCAATcaaacctgaaaaaatttggcctttattttctaaattaaaataaacaaacaaaaatttcaaaattacttATTCTGTTTTACTATCTTGTAATTATTAAGGATTTGAATGTTCAACTTCATTGGTACATACATACATTAATATAATTGATACACGATATTGGAAatcttgtttaattaaaacaatataatTAACGAGatcatattaaattaatattgatatGTTTCGATAGATATTTATTAGATGTACCACCATGGaatcttaaagtttttatttaataagagctacaaaattatttactctTTCAGACATGATCTTTCgttgtagtaaaaaaaaactgaccaATGTTTAGGTATATACAGCTTATTATAAAAGTCGAATCATATAAATAGATTGAAATattagaatattaaattttaatttttatagaaaggaattaaattacaattttatgcaTTGAGGTAGTAGGTTGTATAGTATTGTCATGATATTTCCTATACAATCTTCTAGCTTTATACATAATTGGAGTTTTTCAACgattatctaatttttaaaaaatacattgaatTCCGCATTTCGTTTGTAAATGCTGGTTCCCTGAGACCCTAACTTGTGACTTTATTAATGGTTCACAAGTTTTGATCTCTGGTATTGGCTACAAACTTCTTCAATATACCTATTTATCGTAACGttcatttcttttgaaataacaagaaaacaaAATATGAGGCGTAATAAATGTAATCCATGAGAAGAATGGAAATGATCAAAACGGAAAGATGAATTAacagagagaatttttttaatattttcggcGGTCTACTAATACCTATTCAAATCGTTTCATAGGAAATTCCACAACCTAATCCTAAACTTCAAAGTTAGACTAcacaagaaaaacttttattttggataaaactattgagttttatttgaagctaattttatttaaactttgattttcttttaataaaaaatgggaaaactttgtatgttaaaaatttaaatttgtaaaattagtctaaaatgtaaaaatctaatgttaaaaataaatttggatccCGGGAAATAATACACTTTtctctgaaattaattattttggtcaaaatgtgggagttttttaaattaattctttctttttctgaTAAGATTGCAATAGTTTATTGGCaaagtttagaaaaataaagttaaggttgattgtattttaatttttttattcaattttgaataaatgtttatttcatcaaaaaaaaaacgagactcACTGTCAGTATTAAAGATTTCTTTTATATCTACTACATATGACCAGAAATTTGGACGGCATTGAATTGTTATTTTagtctataaattttaaaaatacaacattTTTTAGATGAATCTTAGAATATAACATAACGATTTTTTCTAGATgctgttttaaaaaatcttaaatctaattttagaatatttttctgGTACAAAACCACTAGTCtaacaaacattaaaatttaatttaaaaagtgtgaaagaaaactataaaaaaagttttgaaccgAACttgtataaaagaaaaatatcgtcGTTCCGTTGAACATTTATGAAATCATGATATTTTGTCGTATTTACCGCATATCTACAATGTTGAACCTTTGATTAAAGCTGTACCTTCTGTACCATAAATATGATATGAGGAGAACCAGCAAAATGTTTACTTTGATATTTGTGGCTGAGTTGTATATTGAACAGTAAGGGCATTGAGAGCTACCGCAAACTTCACAAATGTTTAATAGATATGTTGGAAGTGCATCAAATATTGTTTCATTAAAtcgttctaaaaatataataatgcgtttttaatgttttttttttacatttagtAAATTTAGTCTGATACAATCATCAAAATCGTGTTCGGTTTCTTCCTAACTATCTTTTAAAGACTTTCCCAGGAGGTATGACTAATATCTAACATGTAAGaagatattcaaatttttaaaccttctagaaaaaatgttttaagaaagatttcaatattttcaaaaaatcaaggtcctggaaaaagtgcgggaacccgggaaatttacaaaaatcataaagaaatattgaatttttaagagaaaaatggagagattttataatttaaaaattaaaagttgtagaattataaaaaaatgtataaaattgacttaatttatgttttttttttaatatcttgggtaaatataaacaaacaaaaaatcccttctaaagttcaaaatttatattttaaaacatgtaaaatcatgtttcttgaaaattataacGAAAATACTCAATACACATCCCATCTAATGTTCAGAAGGTCTATGACaccgaaaacatttttgataattgtatAAGCTTTAATATCATACCTGGGGCATAGTAATCATACACTCTTATTGGAAGATAACGGGACATATTGGCAACTGGGTACCATCTTTCAATAGTAAAATTCACACATGTTTCTTCTTGATCCAactgaaaagtttaaatagcATTAAACTATATTAAAGTTCACCAAATTGTTTATAAACTTACAAAGTCGAAAtagaacaaaacttttttgtcattGAATTTTGctctttgaagattttttacacGTTTACTGATGACATAAGCATCAAGCTTCTGCTGTTGAATCCAATAACCCGTAGGTATGGTGACATCCAAAACTGCCATTCCAGAACGTATGGATTCATTTACGTTGTTCCATCTGCAAAGTTTTTATATGGTTATTAAATACTCACTTATCTAGCGAGTAAGCTCTTACCTTTGACAAGATATATAATGAATATGAGACTGATTCCTTCCGAAAAATAATGGTTTGACAGTCAAATCGAATGCATTTACCGGTGGCTTTGTTTGAAACTGCTCAATATCTACACTGTATTGAACTGACATTTGTAAAATAGCATAGCCAGCACCTTTAGCTTGTACTTTAACAGTTCCCCATGCATTTGGAatctatttataattttgattaaaatataaaagtaaaataaatagtaatcTAATAATACCTCAATACTTTGAAGTTGAGCCAAATTCTTTTCGCCTATTTCTAACACTTTTGTTTGACCTGGCAGGGATGTTGCCTCAATCGTCACCGACAAAGTAGATACATCTCTTATTCTTGTGCGTTGCGTATATTCGATCAATGCTTTCATTGCTACTCCAGTATCCTGTGTAGAGGCCCATCCACCATCCGTCAATCTTTGAGCGTTTAACCAACGGACAATCGAGTCAACTAACAGTTCTTGCCGTGATGCATATGTAAGTAATGCGTAAGATGTGGTTTCGATATTCAAAGAATCATATTTATATGGCAGTCTTGGCaatgaaaaatacttttgatttTCTAATTTCGATGGTGGTTGTTCAACGTGTTCATTTCCCCAATATGTATATTCACCTAAATTAgacataatatttattttattaacagcTCGTAACCTATCGATTTGTTCTGTTCGTCAGAATTCTGAGAAAATTATagggttttaaaaaattttaaattttccgattttctaaaatattactGAAATTCGGAGAAGTATAAGTATCCTTTATTTGTTGTAAATTCAGCAtaaatcacatttttgtataaaaacaaaaaaggtgcttattttttaatagtacatttttttaaaataaatacttaccGATTGTTTTAGcatgtttgaataaaatattaaaagcttGCTCAGCTTTTGGTGCTTTTGCTAACATTAAAGCATAGGCAACAATGGAAATTTCATATTCTGTTCCGTATTCTTGAATATAAGGCATACTTCTTTCGATATATTGTACAGCTTTGGTCGTTGCTAAAGATACACGTGCTCCAAGACTCTAAAATTTACATAGGAGAAATGTGTAAAACACtaatacaataaatttagatgaacaataattttaacttactcCGGAAAGATCTTTAACGGTGACTAATGTAATAAGTACATGTGCCGTTAAAGATATATTTCTTGATCCTTGCTCGTATTTACCGAACCCATCATGACGACtagattcattaaatttcctaTCAGGTGACCAAGTGACTTCGTAAAAAGATCCTTCAGGAAGTTGATGTTTCAGTAACcaccgaatatttttttgaattacaaCGGGATCAatgtaaatgaaattttcccaCTCATAAAATGATGCTTCTTGGAATATTCTTGCACAATATGCAGTAAGCCAAACAGAAGGTGCAGACTGATTCCAATCAGAGCGAAATAGAGTCATAGCTCCATCTGCATTCATATAACTCATTTGTTTTTGATAGCCAATGTTCATATAATGAAATGCTTGTTTTTCTGTGGTTCGGTTTCTTTGACTAATCAAACGCATATACAGAATCGTGTATAAATTAGCGGCGAAACTAAACATATTAGTTTCCGCTGCATCAATAGGAAGATGTATTAAAGAGGTAGCATTTACAGGCATTGTTGGAAAAATCGGTCCAACAACATCACCCACTATACTAATGCGAGCCTTATTTGAGCCAAAAACATAATATCGTTCTACTTCATATGGAATAATTGGCGTTTCTGTCACATTGACATGCATATATTGAAATATGTAAGCACGATTACTCAAGTCTAACAAAATGGATTGATGTCGATACTGTGGCAATCCATCTGCTTCTACTTTCAATGTTCGCTTGATAGTGTCGGTTCCCAACAGAGTAGATACGTGCAATACCACCTCTATTTGTCCTAACCTTGTAGGAACAATAGGAACATAAACTATTGTTGAATCTTGAGGTtccaaataaatgaaaaattggtgTTCTCCAAATGATGTTTTGGGATTATATGACGCCACGATACCATCTTCACCAACATGAACGAATTTATAATCAACAGACTCATGAAGAACTACGGTAGCTTCTAATTGATTTGTCATGTAGTTAAACACGGTCACACGAATACCTACTTGTTCTCCTTGTCGACATTCAGAAGGCATTTCAACATTAATGTAAAATGGTTGTACACCAACATATTCCAACGGTTTAGTTAACATACCGAATCCCAATGATGGACTTACACTAAATGCCGAAATCATCCATAATGCTGGAGTGTCTGGTACATCTAAATTAAAGATGTAACGTCCATGCGGTCCTATGTTAATGTCTTTCCAAAGCCAAACGTTATCATAGTGTCTTTTTATTCTGTTAAATCTGTACTTTCGGAATTCAGCTAAATGGGTAGAATTCCAGTTTTGACAACCACTTTCGTCGGTACCATCTTCACAATCCAAGAAACCGTCGCAACGTTTATCTAAGCGATAACATCTACCATTAAGACATTCTGCGTATCCATAAGAACTGTTACAAGAATCAAGTCTGCGGGGTAGCGTCCCATCTGTAAAAACGACTAAGCCAGCATACTCAAATGTTCTGTTGGCATCAATACCAAACGTTGATGTTGGATAATAAACTAATTCATCCGGATGTCCTTCATGAAAATGCCATGTATGTGACAAAGTACCATTAGTTTGTTCATCAA
It encodes:
- the LOC134832854 gene encoding CD109 antigen, which produces MRRYNYLFTWLLTTVLLLSLAQTQEDFDAKNRNFISDGIRNDTLENNWLRGRDYESIYGNDVSQNRGVSSRNRDRPVFGYNPIRSNAIDNFNINQEATYFIVASKMVRPGQIYRVSVSIKDVGSALTVRGSISRDGVEMTYDSKDVRENVMETLLMRVPTTSVPGDYKLRIEGLYNSISGGIAFVNETKLTFSQRSMTVFIQTDKPVYMQGENVKFRVIPITTELKGFDNSIDVYMVDPNGHILRRWLSRHSNLGTVSLDYKLSDQPVYGEWTVRVVVQGQVEEHLFVVEEYYQTRFEVNVTMPAFFFNTDPFLYGKIMANFTSGAPVKGNLTLKATIRPIGYFTPKNINEYFRKGYIENHEGYSLNTDPFGPRKQNEFDTYNRNTYNTPIDPLTDNRYGGSSGSTSYNDPYSFERHFNFDEEWPFWIEKPEQYEYNKWGEQYRGLPYLRFFNGTFEFKYPMRELENLVSNLAGSEILITARVGERFYDEHVEGYAIARIYNSSIKVHFLGGSPQVIKPTMPITAYLVAEYHDGSPLPYEQLFQSTVEVSGSVNSKSGGRKELQSKYVDMSEKPGIWEIKLNLHDDLNLDESRNGREFLNDVTDIRLKANFIDTRGDIISAELLLLSHFSPQNQHIKITTSTQAPKVGEYIVFHIHSNFYMESFYYMVMSKGIVLLTGQENMIPGVQTMAITLSAEMAPTATIVIWHIGRNSLIVADSLTFPVNGISRNNFTVFINNRKARTGEKVEVAIYGEPGAYVGLSAIDNAFFTMQAGNELSYATVITKMSTFDEQTNGTLSHTWHFHEGHPDELVYYPTSTFGIDANRTFEYAGLVVFTDGTLPRRLDSCNSSYGYAECLNGRCYRLDKRCDGFLDCEDGTDESGCQNWNSTHLAEFRKYRFNRIKRHYDNVWLWKDINIGPHGRYIFNLDVPDTPALWMISAFSVSPSLGFGMLTKPLEYVGVQPFYINVEMPSECRQGEQVGIRVTVFNYMTNQLEATVVLHESVDYKFVHVGEDGIVASYNPKTSFGEHQFFIYLEPQDSTIVYVPIVPTRLGQIEVVLHVSTLLGTDTIKRTLKVEADGLPQYRHQSILLDLSNRAYIFQYMHVNVTETPIIPYEVERYYVFGSNKARISIVGDVVGPIFPTMPVNATSLIHLPIDAAETNMFSFAANLYTILYMRLISQRNRTTEKQAFHYMNIGYQKQMSYMNADGAMTLFRSDWNQSAPSVWLTAYCARIFQEASFYEWENFIYIDPVVIQKNIRWLLKHQLPEGSFYEVTWSPDRKFNESSRHDGFGKYEQGSRNISLTAHVLITLVTVKDLSGSLGARVSLATTKAVQYIERSMPYIQEYGTEYEISIVAYALMLAKAPKAEQAFNILFKHAKTIGEYTYWGNEHVEQPPSKLENQKYFSLPRLPYKYDSLNIETTSYALLTYASRQELLVDSIVRWLNAQRLTDGGWASTQDTGVAMKALIEYTQRTRIRDVSTLSVTIEATSLPGQTKVLEIGEKNLAQLQSIEIPNAWGTVKVQAKGAGYAILQMSVQYSVDIEQFQTKPPVNAFDLTVKPLFFGRNQSHIHYISCQRWNNVNESIRSGMAVLDVTIPTGYWIQQQKLDAYVISKRVKNLQRAKFNDKKVLFYFDFLDQEETCVNFTIERWYPVANMSRYLPIRVYDYYAPERFNETIFDALPTYLLNICEVCGSSQCPYCSIYNSATNIKVNILLVLLISYLWYRRYSFNQRFNIVDMR